From a region of the Salvelinus alpinus chromosome 2, SLU_Salpinus.1, whole genome shotgun sequence genome:
- the krt18b gene encoding keratin, type I cytoskeletal 18b, with protein MSYRPSNSHISFQRSTPVSSYRAASTYGGAGGQGTRISSASYGGLRSGAPASSSSYSSSSFKVSGGGMGTGIGGGMGAGMGGLINAAAAGGGSGHVMGNEKGAMQNLNDRLANYLETVRNLEQANGQLELKIREALEKGGPDARDYSKYNTILDDLRKKVFDATVDNASIVLQIDNARLAADDFRVKFESEFSIRQSVEADIAGLKKVIDNTNMGRMNVESEIEAVREELIFLRKNHDNEVTEMRTQISQSGVQVDVDAPKGQDLSLVMEEMRANYEKMALNNAKDLKVWHENQISDVQVQVSQNTEALQGAQMEMSDLQRQLQTLEIELASQQSLKSSLEDTLRNTEMRSNMEVEKYNAILIRLEGELTNLRGNIQQQGQEYEALLNMKMKLEAEIATYRSLLDGGDFKLQDAMDELKP; from the exons ATGAGTTACAGACCGTCCAACAGCCACATCTCCTTCCAACGATCCACGCCCGTGTCCTCCTACCGGGCTGCCAGCACCTACGGCGGGGCTGGTGGCCAGGGCACCCGCATCTCCTCCGCATCTTACGGGGGCCTCCGCAGTGGTGCCCCAGCCagctcttcctcctactcctcatCCTCCTTTAAGGTGAGCGGCGGTGGTATGGGCACTGGCATTGGTGGTGGCATGGGTGCCGGCATGGGTGGCCTGATCAACGCTGCGGCAGCAGGTGGTGGCAGCGGTCACGTCATGGGCAACGAGAAGGGGGCCATGCAGAACCTGAACGACCGCCTAGCCAACTATCTGGAGACAGTGAGAAACCTGGAGCAGGCCAACGGACAACTGGAGCTGAAGATCCGAGAGGCCCTGGAGAAGGGAGGACCGGACGCCCGCGACTATAGCAAGTACAACACCATACTGGACGACCTGCGCAAGAAG GTCTTCGATGCAACAGTGGATAACGCTAGTATTGTCCTCCAAATTGATAATGCTCGCTTAGCTGCAGATGACTTCAGAGTAAA ATTTGAATCTGAGTTCAGCATTCGTCAGTCAGTGGAGGCGGACATCGCCGGGCTGAAGAAGGTCATCGATAACACCAACATGGGCAGGATGAATGTGGAGAGTGAGATCGAGGCCGTGAGGGAGGAGCTCATCTTCCTCAGGAAGAACCATGACAAT GAGGTGACGGAAATGAGGACCCAGATCTCCCAGTCGGGGGTGCAGGTGGACGTGGACGCCCCTAAAGGTCAGGACCTGAGTCTGGTCATGGAGGAGATGAGGGCCAACTACGAGAAGATGGCTCTGAATAACGCAAAGGACCTCAAAGTGTGGCACGAAAACCAG ATCTCAGACGTACAGGTGCAGGTATCCCAGAACACAGAGGCCCTGCAGGGGGCCCAGATGGAGATGAGCGACCTACAGAGACAGCTACAGACCCTCGAGATCGAGCTGGCATCTCAACAGAGCTTG AAATCCTCCTTGGAAGACACCTTGCGTAACACAGAGATGCGTTCCAACATGGAGGTGGAGAAGTACAATGCTATCCTCATCCGTCTGGAGGGCGAGCTGACCAACCTGCGGGGCAACATccagcagcagggccaggagtATGAGGCACTGCTCAATATGAAAATGAAGCTGGAGGCCGAGATCGCCACCTACAGGAGCCTGCTCGATGGGGGAGACTTCAA GCTTCAAGACGCTATGGATGAACTGAAACCATAA